The Deltaproteobacteria bacterium genome contains a region encoding:
- a CDS encoding cytochrome b/b6 domain-containing protein: protein MEGKLVNTYLYTRYERFWHWLQMAFIIILLITGFEVHGLIRFMGFETAVEVHNTVGLSWLIAFAFFVFWVFTTGEWKQYIPTTRKMFSVIRYYGYGIFRGESHPFPKRKEAKHNPLQRLVYLSLAAFLLPFQMITGFLYWGYNHWPAWGVEFLSLKWIGILHMFGAFNILTFIVVHVYMTTTGHSLSAHIKAMITGWEGVEEGVMIEEWEKAHK, encoded by the coding sequence ATGGAGGGCAAGTTGGTTAATACATACCTTTATACGCGTTATGAACGCTTCTGGCACTGGTTGCAGATGGCCTTTATCATCATCCTGCTGATAACCGGTTTCGAGGTTCACGGTCTTATCCGGTTCATGGGATTTGAAACGGCCGTCGAGGTCCACAATACCGTGGGGTTGAGCTGGTTGATCGCCTTTGCCTTTTTCGTTTTCTGGGTTTTCACCACCGGTGAGTGGAAGCAGTACATCCCCACCACCAGGAAAATGTTCTCCGTGATCCGTTATTACGGTTATGGCATATTCAGGGGGGAGTCGCATCCCTTCCCCAAGCGCAAGGAGGCCAAACACAACCCGCTTCAGCGTCTCGTGTATCTGTCTTTGGCGGCATTCCTTCTGCCGTTTCAGATGATTACCGGTTTTCTCTATTGGGGGTACAACCATTGGCCTGCGTGGGGGGTTGAATTTTTGTCTCTCAAATGGATCGGCATCCTGCACATGTTCGGTGCATTCAATATCCTGACCTTTATCGTCGTGCACGTCTATATGACCACCACCGGCCACAGCCTTTCCGCCCACATCAAGGCGATGATCACCGGCTGGGAAGGCGTCGAGGAGGGCGTCATGATCGAGGAGTGGGAAAAGGCCCACAAATAA
- a CDS encoding DUF554 domain-containing protein, with the protein MLGTIVNTVSIILGSLVGLFFKGRIPEKYSRTITHGLGLAVILIGIKTALNTDAILIVIVSMVLGSVMGELLRIEERLDRFGNALGRRVSKNGAGISKGFVSASLLFCVGAMAIIGSMESGMTGNHQTLFAKSILDGISSVLFASTLGIGVVFSSVSVFIYQGFLTLTASSIKPYLLPEVVAQMSAVGGLLIAAIGIGLLEIKKIKIGNMLPAIFIPLAYQALKHVF; encoded by the coding sequence GTGCTGGGAACCATTGTAAATACGGTTAGCATTATACTCGGCAGCCTGGTCGGGCTGTTTTTCAAGGGAAGAATACCGGAAAAATACAGCCGGACTATTACGCATGGCCTGGGCCTTGCGGTAATTTTGATCGGCATCAAAACGGCGCTGAACACCGATGCCATCCTGATCGTCATCGTCAGTATGGTGCTGGGCAGTGTTATGGGAGAGTTGCTGCGCATCGAAGAAAGGCTCGATCGATTCGGCAATGCCCTGGGCAGACGGGTATCAAAAAACGGCGCCGGGATTTCAAAAGGGTTTGTGAGCGCCAGCCTGCTTTTCTGCGTCGGGGCTATGGCGATCATCGGTTCCATGGAAAGCGGCATGACCGGCAACCATCAGACCCTGTTCGCCAAATCGATCCTCGATGGCATCAGTTCCGTTCTTTTCGCTTCGACCCTGGGAATCGGTGTTGTTTTTTCCTCCGTTTCGGTGTTTATATACCAGGGGTTTTTAACCCTCACCGCATCCTCTATCAAACCCTATCTTTTGCCCGAGGTGGTTGCGCAAATGTCGGCCGTCGGCGGGCTGTTGATTGCGGCCATTGGCATCGGTCTGCTGGAAATAAAAAAAATCAAGATCGGTAACATGCTGCCGGCGATATTCATCCCCCTTGCCTATCAGGCGCTGAAGCACGTCTTTTAG